From a single Bacteroidia bacterium genomic region:
- a CDS encoding NAD(P)-dependent oxidoreductase, with product MTKKRIFFTGGSGKAGKHVIPYLLDQGHRVMNVDLLPLDYPGVDNLTADITDSGQMFNAMSSYAGFDELEPGTGIPKFDAVVHFAAVPRILLKPDNETFRVNTVGTYNVIEAAVKLGIKKIIIASSETTYGICFSDGKTNPHSLPLEEDYDVDPMDSYGLSKVVNEKTARSFQRRSGFDIYALRIGNVIEPHEYAELFPHYFKNPEVRRRNAFCYIDARDLGQIVDLCLKKDDLGFQIFNAGNDHNGAIIPSKELAEQFFPGVPITRELGEHEALFSNRKIREVLGFREQHNWQKYLKRD from the coding sequence ATGACTAAAAAGCGAATATTTTTTACAGGGGGATCGGGAAAAGCGGGAAAACACGTCATCCCTTACCTTCTCGACCAGGGACATCGCGTGATGAATGTTGACCTCCTGCCTTTGGATTACCCGGGGGTAGATAATCTGACAGCTGATATTACTGATTCCGGCCAGATGTTTAATGCCATGAGTTCGTATGCCGGATTTGATGAGTTGGAACCAGGCACTGGCATTCCCAAATTTGATGCTGTCGTACATTTTGCTGCCGTTCCCCGGATATTGCTCAAACCTGACAATGAGACTTTTCGCGTCAATACCGTCGGCACCTATAATGTGATAGAAGCGGCTGTCAAGCTTGGGATCAAAAAGATTATTATTGCTTCGTCAGAGACTACCTACGGAATCTGTTTTTCAGACGGCAAAACCAACCCTCATTCGCTGCCCTTGGAGGAGGACTATGACGTTGATCCCATGGATAGCTATGGCTTGTCTAAGGTCGTGAATGAGAAAACGGCACGCAGCTTCCAGCGACGGTCGGGTTTTGATATTTATGCCCTTCGTATCGGAAATGTGATTGAGCCTCACGAATACGCTGAACTGTTTCCCCATTATTTCAAAAACCCGGAGGTGCGCCGAAGAAATGCATTCTGTTATATTGATGCGCGAGACCTGGGACAGATTGTAGATTTGTGTTTGAAAAAAGATGACCTTGGTTTTCAGATTTTTAATGCCGGAAATGATCACAACGGTGCGATTATCCCCAGCAAAGAATTGGCTGAACAGTTTTTCCCCGGCGTGCCCATTACCCGTGAATTGGGGGAACATGAAGCCTTGTTTTCAAACCGCAAAATCCGTGAAGTGCTGGGGTTTAGGGAACAGCATAACTGGCAGAAATACTTGAAAAGGGACTAA
- a CDS encoding alpha/beta hydrolase-fold protein, with the protein MKNFKEQAFLMGILLILWNQMAFGQKSSYPVSIDISVEKELMESFKEKGRLLVFMSVDSIREPRTQIWPDPWAKTHIFAKNIAGFDPGKTLKVKGDAGWIGTPEWTLKNVPAGKYYVQIVWDHNSDESRIDEPGNIYSEKKQITVNKPQNLSFILNQKIENRKIAEHPLVRMVELRSDTLSKWWGKNMFLKASVLLPQNYDSKKEYPIRYNVAGYGGRYNRINRLLNDKEFMNWWVSGEAPEIINVFLDGEGPFGDSYQMDSENSGPYGYALVKELIPHIEDLYRGTQSSTYRFIDGCSTGGWVSLGLQLYYPEMFNGVFSYSPDAIAFENYQLINIYKDENAFVNEYGYERPIMRETSGEPILSLRTFIQYENVLGSSNTYLNSGGQISAHTALYSPRGNNGLPKPLIDPITGKIDHEVAEYWKKYDFKLYAKENWAELGPKIEGKIYIWMGDMDHYYLNTGTREFDSFLKTTKNPTSDAVIEYSAMEGHCTQFTHKKVLLQIQERINSMNRK; encoded by the coding sequence ATGAAAAACTTTAAGGAGCAGGCTTTTTTGATGGGAATATTATTGATTCTTTGGAATCAAATGGCCTTTGGTCAAAAATCGAGCTATCCCGTTTCCATTGACATTTCTGTCGAAAAGGAATTAATGGAATCCTTTAAGGAAAAAGGCCGGCTATTGGTCTTTATGAGTGTAGATTCAATTAGGGAGCCAAGGACTCAGATTTGGCCAGATCCATGGGCAAAAACACATATATTCGCTAAAAACATCGCCGGTTTTGACCCTGGCAAAACCTTAAAGGTGAAAGGAGATGCCGGCTGGATCGGTACACCTGAGTGGACTTTAAAAAATGTTCCGGCTGGAAAATACTATGTACAAATAGTCTGGGACCATAATTCAGATGAATCCAGAATAGACGAGCCGGGAAATATTTACAGTGAAAAGAAACAAATAACAGTAAACAAGCCTCAGAATCTATCATTCATTCTCAATCAAAAAATAGAAAACAGAAAAATTGCTGAGCATCCATTAGTTCGTATGGTTGAACTAAGGAGTGATACTTTATCTAAATGGTGGGGGAAAAACATGTTTTTAAAGGCATCTGTTTTACTTCCTCAGAACTATGATAGTAAGAAAGAATATCCGATTCGGTACAACGTAGCCGGATATGGTGGACGATATAATAGAATAAACAGACTTCTTAATGATAAAGAATTCATGAATTGGTGGGTTTCAGGCGAAGCACCCGAAATAATCAATGTATTTCTTGATGGTGAAGGTCCATTTGGCGACTCTTATCAAATGGATTCTGAAAATAGTGGTCCTTATGGCTATGCTTTGGTTAAAGAATTGATTCCACATATAGAAGACCTATACCGGGGTACCCAGTCTTCTACCTACAGATTCATAGATGGTTGTTCTACCGGAGGCTGGGTTTCTCTTGGCCTGCAATTGTATTATCCGGAGATGTTCAATGGAGTTTTTTCATACAGCCCGGATGCCATCGCTTTTGAAAATTACCAGTTGATTAATATCTACAAGGATGAAAACGCATTTGTGAATGAATATGGTTACGAAAGGCCGATAATGAGAGAAACTTCCGGAGAGCCTATACTTTCCTTACGTACATTTATTCAATATGAAAATGTTCTGGGCTCGTCAAACACCTACCTGAATTCCGGTGGGCAAATAAGTGCCCATACAGCATTATACAGCCCCAGGGGTAATAATGGTTTACCTAAACCGCTCATTGATCCAATCACAGGAAAAATAGATCACGAGGTGGCTGAATATTGGAAAAAGTATGACTTTAAGCTTTACGCCAAAGAAAATTGGGCCGAATTGGGTCCGAAAATTGAGGGAAAAATTTACATTTGGATGGGCGACATGGATCATTATTACTTGAATACCGGCACCAGAGAGTTTGATTCTTTTTTAAAAACAACGAAAAATCCAACTTCAGATGCCGTAATAGAGTATTCAGCTATGGAAGGGCATTGCACGCAGTTTACGCATAAGAAAGTCCTTCTTCAGATCCAGGAAAGAATAAATTCGATGAATAGGAAATAA
- a CDS encoding ATP-binding protein, with the protein MEGQVMNLVRSYINQSLAGLKKENNNFDFKRKWYDLSMTNGIYEFLKDVSAMANTIGGDSYIVIGYDEDKNKFYPTRFEDSKLNDVNELMGIIAKHIDRAFIIDHFEIEYENNPLSVIYIPNSHDKPHVIRMHIQEDSNGNKKTFEQRIYLRNSTGTKLASRADLDLIYHDRKGFIIEYSVAVGLTNINFGQNYSELWMNIENVGQRTIAICKVEFSVSVNENLHVFSSAESYTQNNTNYHIRHQPIRIPPNDIRSFSLRFTISKDDNQYIHHDFNALQKDRLNVAFDTFAITMMNGKKLHVSPEIIG; encoded by the coding sequence ATGGAAGGACAAGTAATGAATCTTGTAAGGTCTTACATAAATCAAAGCCTTGCAGGGTTAAAAAAGGAGAATAATAATTTTGATTTCAAGCGGAAATGGTACGATTTGTCAATGACAAATGGAATATATGAATTTTTAAAGGACGTATCAGCAATGGCAAATACAATAGGTGGAGATAGCTACATTGTAATTGGCTATGATGAAGATAAAAATAAGTTTTACCCAACAAGGTTTGAGGACTCAAAATTAAATGATGTTAATGAGTTAATGGGGATAATTGCAAAGCACATTGATCGTGCATTCATAATTGACCATTTCGAAATAGAATATGAAAATAACCCACTATCTGTTATCTATATACCAAATTCACATGATAAACCTCATGTAATTAGAATGCATATTCAGGAAGATTCTAATGGGAATAAAAAGACATTTGAGCAGCGAATTTATTTGAGAAATAGCACTGGTACAAAATTAGCATCAAGGGCAGATTTAGATTTAATTTATCACGATAGAAAAGGATTTATCATTGAATATTCTGTTGCAGTTGGACTTACAAATATAAATTTTGGCCAGAATTATTCTGAATTATGGATGAATATTGAAAACGTTGGGCAACGAACAATTGCAATTTGCAAAGTGGAGTTTTCTGTTTCTGTTAATGAGAATTTACACGTTTTTTCTTCTGCAGAAAGCTATACGCAGAATAATACTAATTATCATATTCGCCATCAGCCAATAAGGATTCCTCCGAACGATATTCGAAGTTTCTCCTTGAGATTTACAATCAGTAAAGATGATAATCAGTACATACATCACGATTTCAATGCCCTTCAAAAGGACAGATTAAATGTAGCTTTTGATACCTTTGCAATTACCATGATGAATGGTAAAAAGCTACATGTTAGTCCAGAAATAATTGGATAG